One window from the genome of Corvus moneduloides isolate bCorMon1 chromosome 9, bCorMon1.pri, whole genome shotgun sequence encodes:
- the NEXN gene encoding nexilin isoform X7, giving the protein MNDIAQKTEMKELLGSDEDDDTKLSKIEKGYVPKLIGTVKGKFEEMEKQRQEEERKRTEEERKRRIEQDMIEKRKIQRELAKKAQEIDDFNNTGTESAAEEGDDSLLVTVVPVKSTRTPGKTKINSENTGKERAEQRQTQDEEMKLKYEEQNQFLKESKCLSFVKGENENSETQEPLSPGKLKVTFEELERQRQEHQRRQAEEEARQRLEEEKRAFEEARQRMINEGGDEESENAVKEFRPGKLRLSFEEIERQRREEEKRKAEEDARRRIEEEKRAFAEARKNMVLDDESPGMFKTFSQESLIPGKLEINFEELLRQKMEEEKRRTEEERRQKLEMERQEFQQLRQEMGQLEEESETFELSKEYEELMKLKRSGSIQAKNLKSKFEKIGQLSQEEIQKKIEEERAKRRAMDEEIREREAEKFQEDDDVDVTPAKKSEAPFTHKVNMKARFEQMARAREEEEQRRIEEQKLLRMQFEQKEIDAALQKKREEEEEEEGSILNGSTCEDEDQARSGAPWFKKSLKNTSVVDGEPVRFTVKITGEPKPEVTWWFEGEMLQDSEDYQYIERGETYCLYLPETFPEDEGEYMCKAVNNRGSAASTCILTIETDDY; this is encoded by the exons ATGAATGACATTGCACAGAAAACTGAG ATGAAAGAACTGCTTGGATCTGATGAAGACGATGACACCAAACTATCTAAAATAGAAAAGGGTTATGTTCCAAAGCTAATAG GAACTGTTAAAGGCAAGTTTGAAGAAATGGAGAAGCAAaggcaagaagaagaaagaaaaagaacggaagaagaaagaaagcgCAGAATTGAACAAGATATgattgagaaaagaaaaattcaaagagAATTAGCAAAAAAGGCACAGGAG ATTGATGACTTTAACAATACGGGAACTGAATCAGCAGCTGAG GAAGGGGATGATTCACTGCTAGTTACAGTAGTGCCTGTAAAAAGCACCAGGACACCTGGGAAGACGAAAATAAACTCTGAGAacacagggaaggagagagcagaaCAAAGACAGACACAGGATGAAGAGATGAAGCTAAAATATGAGGAACAAAACCAATTCCTTAAGGAATCCAAGTGCCTTTCATTTGTCAAG ggtgaaaatgaaaacagtgaaacTCAAGAGCCTCTGTCTCCTGGTAAGCTGAAAGTCACATTTGAAGAACTGGAAAGACAAAGACAGGAGCATCAAAGGCGGcaagcagaggaagaagcaaGGCAGCgtttggaagaggaaaaacgGGCCTTTGAAGAAGCCAGACAGCGAATG ATAAATGAAGGTGGTGATGAAGAATCTGAAAACGCTGTTAAAGAATTCCGCCCTGGTAAACTCAGACTCAGTTTTGAGGAGATAGAAagacagaggagagaagaggaaaagaggaaagcagaagaggatGCACGACGACGCatagaagaggagaaaagagcatTTGCTGAAGCAAGGAAGAACATG GTGCTGGATGATGAATCACCAGGAATGTTTAAAACCTTTTCTCAAGAATCTCTCATACCTGGTaaactggaaattaattttgaggaGTTGCTGAGacaaaaaatggaagaagaaaagaggcGCACAGAAGAAGAGCGTAGGCAAAAGTTGGAAATGGAAAGGCAAGAATTTCAACAGCTGAGACAAGAAATGGGACAG CTGGAAGAAGAGTCTGAAACTTTTGAGCTAAGCAAAGAATATGAAGAATTAATGAAGCTAAAAAGAAGCGGTTCTATTCAGGCAAAGAACTTAAAAAGCAAGTTTGAAAAAATAGGACAATTGTCtcaagaagaaatacagaagaagaTTGAAGAAGAGCGAGCAAAGAGAAGAGCAATGGATGAAGAAATAAGAGAAAGGGAAGCTGAAAAATTTCAAGAG gatGATGACGTAGACGTGACACCAGCCAAGAAATCTGAGGCTCCATTTACTCACAAAGTAAACATGAAGGCTCGTTTTGAGCAAATGGCAAGAGCcagagaagaagaggagcagaggaggatTGAGGAACAGAAATTACTACGCATGCAGtttgaacaaaaagaaattgacGCAGCATTACAGAAG aaaagggaagaggaagaagaagaagagggaagCATTCTTAATGGTTCTACTTGTGAAGATGAGGATCAAGCTCGATCTGGAGCTCCTTGGTTCAAGAAGTCACTGAAAAACACATCAGTAGTTGATGGCGAGCCAGTGAGATTTACAGTTAAAATTACTGGAGAACCAAAACCTGAAGTTACATGGTGGTTTGAAGGGGAAATGTTGCAGGACTCTGAGGACTATCAATACATTGAAAGAGGAGAAACCTACTGCCTTTACTTGCCAGAAACCTTCCCAGAAGATGAAGGAGAATATATGTGTAAAGCAGTCAACAACAGAGGCTCAGCTGCTAGCACCTGTATTCTCACCATTGAAA CTGATGACTACTAA
- the NEXN gene encoding nexilin isoform X3 — translation MNDIAQKTEILLSSSKPVQKSYVPKLHKGDVKDKFEAMQKAREERNQRRSRDEKQRRKEQYVREREWNRRKQEMKELLGSDEDDDTKLSKIEKGYVPKLIGTVKGKFEEMEKQRQEEERKRTEEERKRRIEQDMIEKRKIQRELAKKAQEIDDFNNTGTESAAEEGDDSLLVTVVPVKSTRTPGKTKINSENTGKERAEQRQTQDEEMKLKYEEQNQFLKESKCLSFVKGENENSETQEPLSPGKLKVTFEELERQRQEHQRRQAEEEARQRLEEEKRAFEEARQRMINEGGDEESENAVKEFRPGKLRLSFEEIERQRREEEKRKAEEDARRRIEEEKRAFAEARKNMVLDDESPGMFKTFSQESLIPGKLEINFEELLRQKMEEEKRRTEEERRQKLEMERQEFQQLRQEMGQLEEESETFELSKEYEELMKLKRSGSIQAKNLKSKFEKIGQLSQEEIQKKIEEERAKRRAMDEEIREREAEKFQEDDDVDVTPAKKSEAPFTHKVNMKARFEQMARAREEEEQRRIEEQKLLRMQFEQKEIDAALQKKREEEEEEEGSILNGSTCEDEDQARSGAPWFKKSLKNTSVVDGEPVRFTVKITGEPKPEVTWWFEGEMLQDSEDYQYIERGETYCLYLPETFPEDEGEYMCKAVNNRGSAASTCILTIESKS, via the exons ATGAATGACATTGCACAGAAAACTGAG ATTCTGCTTTCTTCATCTAAACCCGTCCAAAAGTCCTATGTGCCCAAGCTTCACAAGGGTGATGTAAAGGATAAATTTGAAGCTATGCAGAAagcaagggaagaaagaaatcaaaggaGATCTAgagatgaaaagcaaagaagaaaagaacaatatgttagagagagagaatggaacaggagaaagcaggag ATGAAAGAACTGCTTGGATCTGATGAAGACGATGACACCAAACTATCTAAAATAGAAAAGGGTTATGTTCCAAAGCTAATAG GAACTGTTAAAGGCAAGTTTGAAGAAATGGAGAAGCAAaggcaagaagaagaaagaaaaagaacggaagaagaaagaaagcgCAGAATTGAACAAGATATgattgagaaaagaaaaattcaaagagAATTAGCAAAAAAGGCACAGGAG ATTGATGACTTTAACAATACGGGAACTGAATCAGCAGCTGAG GAAGGGGATGATTCACTGCTAGTTACAGTAGTGCCTGTAAAAAGCACCAGGACACCTGGGAAGACGAAAATAAACTCTGAGAacacagggaaggagagagcagaaCAAAGACAGACACAGGATGAAGAGATGAAGCTAAAATATGAGGAACAAAACCAATTCCTTAAGGAATCCAAGTGCCTTTCATTTGTCAAG ggtgaaaatgaaaacagtgaaacTCAAGAGCCTCTGTCTCCTGGTAAGCTGAAAGTCACATTTGAAGAACTGGAAAGACAAAGACAGGAGCATCAAAGGCGGcaagcagaggaagaagcaaGGCAGCgtttggaagaggaaaaacgGGCCTTTGAAGAAGCCAGACAGCGAATG ATAAATGAAGGTGGTGATGAAGAATCTGAAAACGCTGTTAAAGAATTCCGCCCTGGTAAACTCAGACTCAGTTTTGAGGAGATAGAAagacagaggagagaagaggaaaagaggaaagcagaagaggatGCACGACGACGCatagaagaggagaaaagagcatTTGCTGAAGCAAGGAAGAACATG GTGCTGGATGATGAATCACCAGGAATGTTTAAAACCTTTTCTCAAGAATCTCTCATACCTGGTaaactggaaattaattttgaggaGTTGCTGAGacaaaaaatggaagaagaaaagaggcGCACAGAAGAAGAGCGTAGGCAAAAGTTGGAAATGGAAAGGCAAGAATTTCAACAGCTGAGACAAGAAATGGGACAG CTGGAAGAAGAGTCTGAAACTTTTGAGCTAAGCAAAGAATATGAAGAATTAATGAAGCTAAAAAGAAGCGGTTCTATTCAGGCAAAGAACTTAAAAAGCAAGTTTGAAAAAATAGGACAATTGTCtcaagaagaaatacagaagaagaTTGAAGAAGAGCGAGCAAAGAGAAGAGCAATGGATGAAGAAATAAGAGAAAGGGAAGCTGAAAAATTTCAAGAG gatGATGACGTAGACGTGACACCAGCCAAGAAATCTGAGGCTCCATTTACTCACAAAGTAAACATGAAGGCTCGTTTTGAGCAAATGGCAAGAGCcagagaagaagaggagcagaggaggatTGAGGAACAGAAATTACTACGCATGCAGtttgaacaaaaagaaattgacGCAGCATTACAGAAG aaaagggaagaggaagaagaagaagagggaagCATTCTTAATGGTTCTACTTGTGAAGATGAGGATCAAGCTCGATCTGGAGCTCCTTGGTTCAAGAAGTCACTGAAAAACACATCAGTAGTTGATGGCGAGCCAGTGAGATTTACAGTTAAAATTACTGGAGAACCAAAACCTGAAGTTACATGGTGGTTTGAAGGGGAAATGTTGCAGGACTCTGAGGACTATCAATACATTGAAAGAGGAGAAACCTACTGCCTTTACTTGCCAGAAACCTTCCCAGAAGATGAAGGAGAATATATGTGTAAAGCAGTCAACAACAGAGGCTCAGCTGCTAGCACCTGTATTCTCACCATTGAAAGTAAGAGCTAg
- the NEXN gene encoding nexilin isoform X8: MNDIAQKTEMKELLGSDEDDDTKLSKIEKGYVPKLIGTVKGKFEEMEKQRQEEERKRTEEERKRRIEQDMIEKRKIQRELAKKAQEIDDFNNTGTESAAEEGDDSLLVTVVPVKSTRTPGKTKINSENTGKERAEQRQTQDEEMKLKYEEQNQFLKESKCLSFVKGENENSETQEPLSPGKLKVTFEELERQRQEHQRRQAEEEARQRLEEEKRAFEEARQRMINEGGDEESENAVKEFRPGKLRLSFEEIERQRREEEKRKAEEDARRRIEEEKRAFAEARKNMVLDDESPGMFKTFSQESLIPGKLEINFEELLRQKMEEEKRRTEEERRQKLEMERQEFQQLRQEMGQLEEESETFELSKEYEELMKLKRSGSIQAKNLKSKFEKIGQLSQEEIQKKIEEERAKRRAMDEEIREREAEKFQEDDDVDVTPAKKSEAPFTHKVNMKARFEQMARAREEEEQRRIEEQKLLRMQFEQKEIDAALQKKREEEEEEEGSILNGSTCEDEDQARSGAPWFKKSLKNTSVVDGEPVRFTVKITGEPKPEVTWWFEGEMLQDSEDYQYIERGETYCLYLPETFPEDEGEYMCKAVNNRGSAASTCILTIESKS, encoded by the exons ATGAATGACATTGCACAGAAAACTGAG ATGAAAGAACTGCTTGGATCTGATGAAGACGATGACACCAAACTATCTAAAATAGAAAAGGGTTATGTTCCAAAGCTAATAG GAACTGTTAAAGGCAAGTTTGAAGAAATGGAGAAGCAAaggcaagaagaagaaagaaaaagaacggaagaagaaagaaagcgCAGAATTGAACAAGATATgattgagaaaagaaaaattcaaagagAATTAGCAAAAAAGGCACAGGAG ATTGATGACTTTAACAATACGGGAACTGAATCAGCAGCTGAG GAAGGGGATGATTCACTGCTAGTTACAGTAGTGCCTGTAAAAAGCACCAGGACACCTGGGAAGACGAAAATAAACTCTGAGAacacagggaaggagagagcagaaCAAAGACAGACACAGGATGAAGAGATGAAGCTAAAATATGAGGAACAAAACCAATTCCTTAAGGAATCCAAGTGCCTTTCATTTGTCAAG ggtgaaaatgaaaacagtgaaacTCAAGAGCCTCTGTCTCCTGGTAAGCTGAAAGTCACATTTGAAGAACTGGAAAGACAAAGACAGGAGCATCAAAGGCGGcaagcagaggaagaagcaaGGCAGCgtttggaagaggaaaaacgGGCCTTTGAAGAAGCCAGACAGCGAATG ATAAATGAAGGTGGTGATGAAGAATCTGAAAACGCTGTTAAAGAATTCCGCCCTGGTAAACTCAGACTCAGTTTTGAGGAGATAGAAagacagaggagagaagaggaaaagaggaaagcagaagaggatGCACGACGACGCatagaagaggagaaaagagcatTTGCTGAAGCAAGGAAGAACATG GTGCTGGATGATGAATCACCAGGAATGTTTAAAACCTTTTCTCAAGAATCTCTCATACCTGGTaaactggaaattaattttgaggaGTTGCTGAGacaaaaaatggaagaagaaaagaggcGCACAGAAGAAGAGCGTAGGCAAAAGTTGGAAATGGAAAGGCAAGAATTTCAACAGCTGAGACAAGAAATGGGACAG CTGGAAGAAGAGTCTGAAACTTTTGAGCTAAGCAAAGAATATGAAGAATTAATGAAGCTAAAAAGAAGCGGTTCTATTCAGGCAAAGAACTTAAAAAGCAAGTTTGAAAAAATAGGACAATTGTCtcaagaagaaatacagaagaagaTTGAAGAAGAGCGAGCAAAGAGAAGAGCAATGGATGAAGAAATAAGAGAAAGGGAAGCTGAAAAATTTCAAGAG gatGATGACGTAGACGTGACACCAGCCAAGAAATCTGAGGCTCCATTTACTCACAAAGTAAACATGAAGGCTCGTTTTGAGCAAATGGCAAGAGCcagagaagaagaggagcagaggaggatTGAGGAACAGAAATTACTACGCATGCAGtttgaacaaaaagaaattgacGCAGCATTACAGAAG aaaagggaagaggaagaagaagaagagggaagCATTCTTAATGGTTCTACTTGTGAAGATGAGGATCAAGCTCGATCTGGAGCTCCTTGGTTCAAGAAGTCACTGAAAAACACATCAGTAGTTGATGGCGAGCCAGTGAGATTTACAGTTAAAATTACTGGAGAACCAAAACCTGAAGTTACATGGTGGTTTGAAGGGGAAATGTTGCAGGACTCTGAGGACTATCAATACATTGAAAGAGGAGAAACCTACTGCCTTTACTTGCCAGAAACCTTCCCAGAAGATGAAGGAGAATATATGTGTAAAGCAGTCAACAACAGAGGCTCAGCTGCTAGCACCTGTATTCTCACCATTGAAAGTAAGAGCTAg